The Maridesulfovibrio bastinii DSM 16055 genomic interval CTTTACCTCTCAGGAAAAATGCGCCACCGCCTCTATCGGAGCTATCAAGTATACTGATAAAAAAGTAGCTGCCAACTTTTCACGCTCATTCCCCCAGTCTGTAATTGATCAGATCAACTGGTATCCTCCTGTTCCTTCTAAAATTGAAAGCATGGAAGGAAAAGTACTCGATAAAATTAAAGCTGCCGACTAAAGCGGCTCCCACATGTTGTAATATAGGCCGGAAATATTATGTTCCGGCCTTAATCTTTTAAAGAGACCGGCTGTAAATGAATAATGATCTCTCAATACGCGCATTGCTAAAGACTTTCGGTGAGTTTCAGGCTGTGGATAATGTCTCGTTTGATGTTCCTCAGGGTTCTTTCTTTTCAATACTCGGTCCTTCCGGGTGTGGAAAGACCACACTTCTAAGGATGATTTCCGGATTTGAGGAGCCGACTTCAGGGGATATTGAAATCCGGGGCAAAAGTATGCTTGGAGTCCCTCCGAACAAACGTCCTGTCAATCTTGTTTTTCAGCACCTGGCCTTGTTCCCAATGATGGATGTTGCTGAAAATATCGGTTTTGGATTAAAGCGTCGCGGATTTAAATCTGCGGTTATAAAATCTAAAATTGAAGCTGTTCTGGAAAGGGTGGGGCTGCCCGGTTACGGTTTAAAACAGGTCAGCCAGCTTTCAGGAGGGCAGCGGCAGCGGGTAGCTATCGCCCGTTGTCTGGTTCTGGAGCCATCGGTTCTGCTTCTGGATGAACCACTTGGAGCTCTTGATCTTAAACTGAGGGAGCAAATGAAAGTTGAATTGAAAAAGTTGCAGTCCAAAGTCGGAACAACTTTTGTTTATATAACCCATGATCAGTCCGAAGCACTTGTTATGTCCGACAAAGTTGCTGTTATGAATAAAGGATGCTTTGAACAGGTTGGTTCACCTAAAGATTTATATGGAAACCCGGAAACTCCATTTGTTGCCCGTTTTGTGGGTGAGAATAACCGCTGGGAAGTCACAATTATAGACAGTTGTGAAAATAAAGTAACTGTGGCTACTCCGGAGGGATACACCTTTAATATAAGGTCGCAGCACGGTTTTATAAAAGGGGAAAAGGCGGACTTGTTCTTGAGGCCGGAAGCAATGCTGATTGAACCGGATCAAACCTCGGAAATGAATATTTTCAGGGTAACCGTTAAAAGTATTCTCTTTGATGGAGCCAACAGTCGTTTACTGACAGTAACAGGGAATGATCGCGAGCTTATAGTAAGCCTGCCCCAGAATCGCCAGTTTGATTATATTGAACCCGGTCATAATATTTCAGTTGGCTGGCTCCCTGATTCAGGGGTGTGCTTCAAGGCGGAGGTCTAGGTGAAGAATTTCAGGATAATGTTCTGGGTATTTTTAACTCCTGTGCTGTGCTGGTTGTTACTGCTTATTGTCCTACCTCATCTCGATCTGCTGACCATGAGTTTCAGAGGTGAAAACGATTACGGAGATATGGTCTGGACTCTCCAGAATTACAAAAACTTTTTTACGGAGCCAATCTACTGGTTTACCTTTGTTCGAACCGCCGGCTATGCAGTTATTACAACCGTTATCTGTCTTGTGCTTGCTCTGCCTGTTTCCTTTTATATAGCGAAACTGGCCAGACCCGGAATCAGGGGAACTTTGATGGTCCTCTTGCTTCTGCCGTTCTGGGTCAGCGAACT includes:
- a CDS encoding ABC transporter ATP-binding protein gives rise to the protein MNNDLSIRALLKTFGEFQAVDNVSFDVPQGSFFSILGPSGCGKTTLLRMISGFEEPTSGDIEIRGKSMLGVPPNKRPVNLVFQHLALFPMMDVAENIGFGLKRRGFKSAVIKSKIEAVLERVGLPGYGLKQVSQLSGGQRQRVAIARCLVLEPSVLLLDEPLGALDLKLREQMKVELKKLQSKVGTTFVYITHDQSEALVMSDKVAVMNKGCFEQVGSPKDLYGNPETPFVARFVGENNRWEVTIIDSCENKVTVATPEGYTFNIRSQHGFIKGEKADLFLRPEAMLIEPDQTSEMNIFRVTVKSILFDGANSRLLTVTGNDRELIVSLPQNRQFDYIEPGHNISVGWLPDSGVCFKAEV